The Streptomyces nigra genome includes the window GAAGGTGGGGACGACGTCAAGTCATCATGCCCCTTATGTCTTGGGCTGCACACGTGCTACAATGGCCGGTACAATGAGCTGCGATACCGCGAGGTGGAGCGAATCTCAAAAAGCCGGTCTCAGTTCGGATTGGGGTCTGCAACTCGACCCCATGAAGTCGGAGTCGCTAGTAATCGCAGATCAGCATTGCTGCGGTGAATACGTTCCCGGGCCTTGTACACACCGCCCGTCACGTCACGAAAGTCGGTAACACCCGAAGCCGGTGGCCCAACCCCTTGTGGGAGGGAGCTGTCGAAGGTGGGACTGGCGATTGGGACGAAGTCGTAACAAGGTAGCCGTACCGGAAGGTGCGGCTGGATCACCTCCTTTCTAAGGAGCACTTCTAAGCCAGGCTTGCCTGGTTCAGAGGCCAGTACATCAGCGAATGTCTGATGCTGGTTGCTCATGGGTGGAACGTTGACTACTCGGCACGGTCCAGGATGGACCAGGCGCTAGTACTGCTCTTCGGGGCGTGGAACGCTGATCTGGTCAACTGACTGTGTCGGGCACGCTGTTGGGTGTCTGAAGGTACGGCCGTATGGTCGCTTTCAGTGCCGGCCCCAGTGCACTCGAGCCGTAAGGCTTGGGGTGATGGGTGGTTGGTCGTTGTTTGAGAACTGCACAGTGGACGCGAGCATCTGTGGCCAAGTTTTTAAGGGCGCACGGTGGATGCCTTGGCACCAGGAACCGATGAAGGACGTGGGAGGCCACGATAGTCCCCGGGGAGTCGTCAACCAGGCTTTGATCCGGGGGTTTCCGAATGGGGAAACCCGGCAGTCGTCATGGGCTGTCACCCGCTGCTGAACACATAGGCAGTGTGGAGGGAACGCGGGGAAGTGAAACATCTCAGTACCCGCAGGAAGAGAAAACAACCGTGATTCCGGGAGTAGTGGCGAGCGAAACCGGATGAGGCCAAACCGTATGCGTGTGAGACCCGGCAGGGGTTGCGCATTCGGGGTTGTGGGATCTCTCTTTCATGGTCTGCCGGCCATGAGACGAGTCAGAAACCGTTGATGTAGGCGAAGGACATGCGAAAGGTCCGGCGTAGAGGGTAAGACCCCCGTAGTCGAAACGTCAGCGGCTCGTTTGAGAGACACCCAAGTAGCACGGGGCCCGAGAAATCCCGTGTGAATCTGGCGGGACCACCCGCTAAGCCTAAATATTCCCTGGTGACCGATAGCGGATAGTACCGTGAGGGAATGGTGAAAAGTACCGCGGGAGCGGAGTGAAATAGTACCTGAAACCGTGTGCCTACAAGCCGTGGGAGCGTCGGGCGAGCACTTGTGCTTGCCTCGTGACTGCGTGCCTTTTGAAGAATGAGCCTGCGAGTTTGCGGTGTGTTGCGAGGTTAACCCGTGTGGGGAAGCCGTAGCGAAAGCGAGTCCGAATAGGGCGATTCAGTAGCGCGCTCAAGACCCGAAGCGGAGTGATCTAGCCATGGGCAGGTTGAAGCGGAGGTAAGACTTCGTGGAGGACCGAACCCACCAGGGTTGAAAACCTGGGGGATGACCTGTGGTTAGGGGTGAAAGGCCAATCAAACTCCGTGATAGCTGGTTCTCCCCGAAATGCATTTAGGTGCAGCGTCGTGTGTTTCTTGCCGGAGGTAGAGCACTGGATAGGCGATGGGCCCTACCGGGTTACTGACCTTAGCCAAACTCCGAATGCCGGTAAGTGAGAGCGCGGCAGTGAGACTGTGGGGATAAGCTCCATGGTCGAGAGGGAAACAGCCCAGAGCATCGACTAAGGCCCCTAAGCGTACGCTAAGTGGGAAAGGATGTGGAGTCGCAGAGACAACCAGGAGGTTGGCTTAGAAGCAGCCACCCTTGAAAGAGTGCGTAATAGCTCACTGGTCTAGTGATTCCGCGCCGACAATGTAGCGGGGCTCAAGCGTACCGCCGAAGTCGTGTCATTGCGATATGTACCCCCAACGGGGATCGTGATGGGTAGGGGAGCGTCGTGTGCCGGGTGAAGCAGCACCGGAAGGTAGTTGTGGACGGTTCACGAGTGAGAATGCAGGCATGAGTAGCGATACAAACGTGAGAAACGTTTGCGCCGATTGACTAAGGGTTCCTGGGTCAAGCTGATCTGCCCAGGGTAAGTCGGGACCTAAGGCGAGGCCGACAGGCGTAGTCGATGGATAACCGGTTGATATTCCGGTACCCGCTGTGAAGCGTCAAACATCGAATCCAGTGATGCTAAGCCCGTGAAGCCGCCGGCTGAGTCTTCGGACGAGGTCGGAGTGGTGGAGCCGGTGACCCGAGCTGGTAGTAGGTGAGTGATGGGGTGACGCAGGAAGGTAGTCCATCCCGGGCGGTGGTTGTCCCGGGGTAAGGGTGTAGGACGGTGTGTAGGCAAATCCGCACACCATTGAGTCTGAGACCTGATGCCGAGCCGATTGTGGTGAAGTGGATGATCCTATGCTGTCGAGAAAAGCCTCTAGCGAGTTTCATGGCGGCCCGTACCCTAAACCGACTCAGGTGGTCAGGTAGAGAATACCGAGGCGTTCGGGTGAACTATGGTTAAGGAACTCGGCAAAATGCCCCCGTAACTTCGGGAGAAGGGGGGCCACATCCGGTGAGAGGACTTGCTCCTCGAGCTGGGGGTGGCCGCAGAGACCAGCGAGAAGCGACTGTTTACTAAAAACACAGGTCCGTGCGAAGCCGTAAGGCGATGTATACGGACTGACGCCTGCCCGGTGCTGGAACGTTAAGGGGACCGGTTAGTCCGATTTCGGTCGGGCGAAGCTGAGAACTTAAGCGCCAGTAAACGGCGGTGGTAACTATAACCATCCTAAGGTAGCGAAATTCCTTGTCGGGTAAGTTCCGACCTGCACGAATGGCGTAACGACTTCTCGACTGTCTCAACCATAGGCCCGGTGAAATTGCACTACGAGTAAAGATGCTCGTTTCGCGCAGCAGGACGGAAAGACCCCGGGACCTTTACTACAGTTTGATATTGGTGTTCGGTTCGGCTTGTGTAGGATAGCTGGGAGACTGTGAAGCTTGGACGCCAGTTCAGGTGGAGTCGTCGTTGAAATACCAGTCTGGTCGTGCTGGATGTCTAACCTGGGTCCGTGATCCGGATCAGGGACAGTGTCTGATGGGTAGTTTAACTGGGGCGGTTGCCTCCTAAAGAGTAACGGAGGCGCCCAAAGGTTCCCTCAGCCTGGTTGGCAATCAGGTGTTGAGTGTAAGTGCACAAGGGAGCTTGACTGTGAGACCGACGGGTCGAGCAGGGACGAAAGTCGGGACTAGTGATCCGGCGGTGGCTTGTGGAAGCGCCGTCGCTCAACGGATAAAAGGTACCCCGGGGATAACAGGCTGATCTTCCCCAAGAGTCCATATCGACGGGATGGTTTGGCACCTCGATGTCGGCTCGTCGCATCCTGGGGCTGGAGTCGGTCCCAAGGGTTGGGCTGTTCGCCCATTAAAGCGGTACGCGAGCTGGGTTTAGAACGTCGTGAGACAGTTCGGTCCCTATCCGCTGTGCGCGTAGGAGTCTTGAGAAGGGCTGTCCCTAGTACGAGAGGACCGGGACGGACGAACCTCTGGTGTGCCAGTTGTCCTGCCAAGGGCATGGCTGGTTGGCTACGTTCGGGAGGGATAACCGCTGAAAGCATCTAAGCGGGAAGCCTGCTTCGAGATGAGGACTCCCACCCACTTGATGGGGTAAGGCTCCCAGTAGACGACTGGGTTGATAGGCCGGATCTGGAAGCACGGTAACGTGTGGAGGTGACCGGTACTAATAGGCCGAGGGCTTGTCCTCAGTTGCTCGCGTCCACTGTGTTGGTTCTGAAACCACGAACAACCCCATGCCATGGTCACGGTGTGGTGCGGTTGAACAGTTTCATAGTGTTTCGGTGGTCATAGCGTGAGGGAAACGCCCGGTTACATTCCGAACCCGGAAGCTAAGCCTTACAGCGCCGATGGTACTGCAGGGGGGACCCTGTGGGAGAGTAGGACACCGCCGAACAATTTTTGGGAAAGGGCTCACACCTTATGGTGTGGGCCCTTTCCGCATTTCCGGTCAGTATGCTCGGGCATATGCGCTATGACCTCGTCATCTTCGACAACGACGGTGTGCTCGTCGACAGTGAGCCCATATCCAATCGGCACCTCGCGGCCTACCTGACCGAGCTCGGGCACCCGACCTCGTACGAGGACTCCGTTCGGGACTACATGGGGTCGGCGATGCACCGGGTGCACGACCTGGTCCTCGAGCGGACGGGGCAGCGGCTTCCGGCGGACTTCGACGATGTCTTCCACGCCCGCGTTTTTGCTGCGTTCGAGCGGGAGTTGAAGCCCGTGGCCGGCGCCGTGGACGTCCTGGAGACGCTCACGGCACGCGGTGTGCCGTACTGCGTGGCCTCGTCGGGGAGTCATGAGCGGATCCGGGTGGGGCATCGGACGACGGGCCTGGACCGGTGGTTCGACGACGCGCGGATCTTCAGCTCGCAGGACGTGGGGCGGGGGAAGCCCGCACCGGATCTGTTCCTCCATGCCGCCCGGCGGATGGGGGTCGCGCCCGAGCGGTGTGTCGTCGTCGAGGACAGCCCGCTGGGGGTGCGGGCGGCGCTGGCCGCGGGGATGGACGTCGTCGGGTTCACCGCGATGACGCCGGCCGAGCGACTGTCCGGGGCCACCGAACTCTTCTCCGACATGGGCGAGTTGATCGGGCTGCTGGACTGACATTTGTCATGCCGAGGGCCGGACGATCGTTTCTACCGGCGCCCCCGCCTGGCCGCGAAGCTTGTGGGCATGACGACGAACACGGGGACGATCGAGGGAAGCACGACCGAGGCGAGCTCGACCACCAGCGCGCCGAACAGGCTGCTGCGGAACTTTCTGCCGTTGATCATCGATGTGGCGCTGCCCCTCGGGGCCTACTACCTGCTGAAGAACGGCCTCGGGATGAGCACCCTGGTGGCGCTCGCGCTCAGCAGTGTCGTGCCGGCCGTGCGGACCGGGTGGGGTGTGTGGCGGGCGCGCGAGGTCAACGGGATGGCCGCGCTGATCCTCCTGGTGAACGTCGTCTCCTTGCTGCTGAGCTTTGTGGCCGGTGATCCTCGGCTCATGATGGCCAAGGACAGCGCCATCAGCAGTGTGATCGGGATCGGCGTCATCGTCTCGGTGGTGCTGGGCAGGCCGATGATGACGGCCGGGATGAAGCCCTGGGTGGTGAGGGGCGACCAGGCGCGGGAGGCGGCCTGGGCGCGGCTGCACGGGGGTTCGGCGCGGTTCCGGCGGGCGGAGCGGATGTTCTCGCTGGTGTGGGGTGTCGTCCTGTTCGCGGAGTGCGTCGTACGGGTCGTGGGGGTGTACTCGCTGCCGGTGGACACCATGGTGTGGCTCGGCAACGTGATCATGATCGTGGCGATGGTGCTCGGCTTCCTCGTCGGCGGGGCGCTGGGGGCGGGGCCGATGGCGGCGATGGTCGCCGCTGAGACGAAGGCGTGGGCCGAGCGGGACGCGCGCCGGGGCGAGCCCGTGGTGAGCGGTCCGGCCACCGCGCCGCTGGTCGCCGCCAGTTGAAGCTGAGCGGAATTCATCTTTGGCCGGATCTACCCACGGGTACCCCGGGGCCCTACGCTCGCCGCCATGACTGATGTGCTGCGGCGCGGCAGGGCCTCGCTGGCGTTCGGTTTCTTCGCCCAGGGCGTCGCCTTCGCCCTGCTGGTGACGCGGATCCCGGCCATTCAGGACCGCTACGGGGTGTCCGACGCGCTGCTGCCCGCCTTCCTCGCCGCCGTACCCATCCTCGCGGGCGTCGGCAGCGTCACGACCGAGCGGCTGGTGCGGCGCATACGTCCGAGCCGGTTGCTGCGCTGGTCGCAGCCCGTGGTGCTGCTTGCGCTGCTCGGCGTGGGCGCCGGGGACAGCATGGTCGAACTGGCCGTCTCGCTCGCGGCGTTCGGGCTGGCCGTGGGTGCGCTGGACGCCACGATGAACATGCTCGGGGTGAGCCTGCAGCGGGCGTACGGGCGGAGCATCATGCTCAGCTTCCACGCGGCGTACAGCCTGGGCGGGATCATCGGGGCCTCGCTGGCGTGGGCGGGGGCGCACTGGGACCTGCCGCTGGCGGTGTCGTATCTGCCGGTCGTCGCGGTGCTGTTGCCGGCCGCCCTCGTGGGGAGCCGGTGGTACCTCGACGCCAAGGCGACGGATGCGCCCGAGGCGCGGGACGCGGGGGAGGGCGGGCAGGCCGTCGCGTTCAAGCTGTTGCTGCCGCTCTGCCTGGTGATGACCTTCGCCTACATCGGTGACTCGACGGTCTCCAACTGGAGTGCGAAGTACCTCCAGGACGTGCTGGGCAGTTCCGAGCAGCTGGCGACCGTGCCGTACAACGTGTACATGGTGACCACGCTGCTGGGGCGGGCCATCGGGGACTTCGGGGTGCGGCGGCTCGGGGCGGTGGCCGTGGTGCGGCTGGGGGCGCTGGTGGCGGCCGTCGGGTTCGCGGTGGTGGCGGTGGCGCCGGGCGCCTGGGTCGGGATGCTGGGGTTCACGCTGCTCGGGCTGGGGCTGTGTGTGCTGGTGCCGCAGACGTTCGCGGCGGCCGGGAGGCTGTTCCCGGGGGCGTCGGACGCGGCGGTGGCGCGGCTCAACGTCTTCAACTACGTGGGCTTCCTGATCGGTTCGCCTTTGGTGGGGGCGCTGGGCGACGCGTGGAGCTATCGCGGGGCGATGCTGGTGCCGATGGTGTTGGTGCTGGTGACGCTCGTGTACGCCCCTTCGTTCGCCGCGCGGCCGGACCGATACGGTGGCGGGCATGAGCGGCCGCGCACAGCTGATGTGGGACCAGGCAGTAACGGGCTATGACTTC containing:
- a CDS encoding VC0807 family protein; the protein is MTTNTGTIEGSTTEASSTTSAPNRLLRNFLPLIIDVALPLGAYYLLKNGLGMSTLVALALSSVVPAVRTGWGVWRAREVNGMAALILLVNVVSLLLSFVAGDPRLMMAKDSAISSVIGIGVIVSVVLGRPMMTAGMKPWVVRGDQAREAAWARLHGGSARFRRAERMFSLVWGVVLFAECVVRVVGVYSLPVDTMVWLGNVIMIVAMVLGFLVGGALGAGPMAAMVAAETKAWAERDARRGEPVVSGPATAPLVAAS
- a CDS encoding MFS transporter codes for the protein MTDVLRRGRASLAFGFFAQGVAFALLVTRIPAIQDRYGVSDALLPAFLAAVPILAGVGSVTTERLVRRIRPSRLLRWSQPVVLLALLGVGAGDSMVELAVSLAAFGLAVGALDATMNMLGVSLQRAYGRSIMLSFHAAYSLGGIIGASLAWAGAHWDLPLAVSYLPVVAVLLPAALVGSRWYLDAKATDAPEARDAGEGGQAVAFKLLLPLCLVMTFAYIGDSTVSNWSAKYLQDVLGSSEQLATVPYNVYMVTTLLGRAIGDFGVRRLGAVAVVRLGALVAAVGFAVVAVAPGAWVGMLGFTLLGLGLCVLVPQTFAAAGRLFPGASDAAVARLNVFNYVGFLIGSPLVGALGDAWSYRGAMLVPMVLVLVTLVYAPSFAARPDRYGGGHERPRTADVGPGSNGL
- a CDS encoding HAD family hydrolase; this translates as MRYDLVIFDNDGVLVDSEPISNRHLAAYLTELGHPTSYEDSVRDYMGSAMHRVHDLVLERTGQRLPADFDDVFHARVFAAFERELKPVAGAVDVLETLTARGVPYCVASSGSHERIRVGHRTTGLDRWFDDARIFSSQDVGRGKPAPDLFLHAARRMGVAPERCVVVEDSPLGVRAALAAGMDVVGFTAMTPAERLSGATELFSDMGELIGLLD